Within the Pseudonocardia alni genome, the region GCCGGCGACGCCGGACTCGATCTGGCCGAGCGCGATCTTGTTGGCGACGGCGATCGTCGCCTCCAGGCCGGTGCCGCAGGCCTGCTGCACGTCGTAGGCCGCGGTGGCGGGGTTCAGCCGGGAGCCGAGGACCGCCTCGCGGGTCAGGTTGAAGTCGCGGGAGTGCTTGAGCACGGCGCCGGCCACGACCTCACCCAGGCGCTCGCCGGCCAGCCCGAAGCGGGCCACCAGACCGTCGAGCGTCGTGGTGAGCATGTCGAGGTTCGAGGCGGAGGCGTAGGCACCGTTGGCCCGCGCGAACGGGATGCGGTTGCCGCCGATGACGGCGGCGCGCCGGGTGCTGGCTGGCATGGGGGTCGTCCTCCTGGATCGGGTCCCGCCCCACCCGATCGAGGTCGCCGCGCTGCGCGCGGACCCCGGCGGGCGGAGCATCGGTGCGTGGTCGTCGTTACCACGGGGTAGCCGGTACTCAAGGTACACGGTACTATGGGTTTCGTGAAGGTCGGACGGGACAGACGCGACAGCCGATGGGACGCCCACCGCGAGCAGCGGCGGGTGGCACTCGTCGGGTCCGCGATCGGGGCCATCCGCCGGCACGGCGCCGGCATCGGGATGGATGAGATCGCTGCGTCCGCCGGGACCAGCAAGACCGTGATCTACCGGCACTTCGGCGACCGGGCCGGCCTCTACACCGCGATCTGCGAGTCGGTGGCCGGCGTCCTGCTGGCCGAGGTCCGGCGGGCCACCGCCGAGGCCCTGTCCGACGCGGGCCGCGGGCCGCGGGCGGCCGTCGCGGCCGGCATCGACGCCTACCTCAGGCTGATCGAGATCGACCCGGAGCTGTACCGGTTCGTGGTACAGCGACCGCTGCTCACCCAGGGCACCACCCGGCGCGCCCCCACCGCCGACACCGGCCGTACCGGGACGAGCGACCCGGTCAACGACCTCGTGACCGTGATCG harbors:
- a CDS encoding TetR family transcriptional regulator, whose protein sequence is MGFVKVGRDRRDSRWDAHREQRRVALVGSAIGAIRRHGAGIGMDEIAASAGTSKTVIYRHFGDRAGLYTAICESVAGVLLAEVRRATAEALSDAGRGPRAAVAAGIDAYLRLIEIDPELYRFVVQRPLLTQGTTRRAPTADTGRTGTSDPVNDLVTVIGDEVAAVIAGNLGTAAGTGTGPRAAARIWGHAIVGLVRGAADDWLARPDGTPRERIATHLTDLAWSGLSGLASHVQQEVQS